The Hymenobacter sp. GOD-10R genome includes a window with the following:
- a CDS encoding vWA domain-containing protein translates to MLYLIQRYCLFFLSFMVFAGPTHAQKAPPEKPRITRILFLLDASGSMNAPWEGRPRMEVAKSLLAKMADSLNTYPNLELGLRVYGHLHEAKENNCEDSKLEVPFGARNAAAIKAKLKALQNRGNTPITYSLQQSANDFPADRTARNVLILITDGLESCKGDPCATSLALQRKRVFLKPFVIGIGAEKEFGKQLECLGQYYNAADVKTFRSVLDNVITQTLQKTTVSVNLTDENGRPVESNVNMTFVNNVTEQPEYNYVHYRDDQGKPDVLDIDALQSYDLVINTVPPVRQQNLPIRAGKANVLTYKTPQGTLGLQSPNLTPNPYGKVQAVVRAAGNPTTVVALPFGTKQKLLAGNYEVELLTLPRITRRISIKQGQETSVTYEAPGTLNIVTDLKGYGSIYRLNDDESQTWVYNLPEASSKVNLAMQPGAYRLVFRSRTSIGSKFTDTRNFTIRSAQTTSVSIFGK, encoded by the coding sequence ATGCTTTACCTGATACAGCGCTACTGCCTGTTCTTCCTTAGCTTTATGGTGTTCGCTGGGCCTACACATGCCCAAAAAGCGCCGCCTGAGAAGCCTCGCATCACCCGCATTCTGTTCCTGCTCGATGCCTCCGGCTCAATGAATGCGCCGTGGGAAGGGCGTCCGCGCATGGAAGTGGCCAAGAGCTTACTAGCGAAGATGGCCGACTCCCTCAATACTTACCCTAATCTAGAGCTAGGTTTGCGCGTGTACGGCCATCTGCACGAGGCCAAGGAGAACAACTGCGAAGACTCGAAGCTGGAAGTGCCATTCGGAGCCCGCAACGCAGCGGCTATCAAAGCTAAACTCAAAGCCTTGCAAAACCGCGGCAACACGCCCATTACGTACTCTCTTCAGCAATCAGCCAACGACTTTCCTGCCGACCGTACCGCCCGCAACGTACTGATTCTGATAACCGACGGGCTTGAGTCTTGCAAGGGCGATCCGTGCGCTACATCATTAGCGTTACAGCGTAAGCGCGTGTTTCTGAAGCCCTTTGTTATTGGTATTGGGGCTGAAAAGGAATTTGGAAAACAACTCGAATGCCTAGGTCAGTACTACAACGCGGCCGACGTAAAAACCTTCCGCTCGGTGCTCGACAACGTCATCACTCAAACGCTCCAGAAAACGACCGTGAGCGTGAACCTAACCGACGAGAACGGCCGCCCTGTGGAAAGCAACGTGAACATGACCTTCGTGAACAACGTGACCGAGCAGCCCGAATACAACTACGTGCACTACCGCGACGACCAGGGCAAACCCGACGTGCTCGACATCGACGCCTTGCAGAGCTACGACTTGGTCATCAACACCGTGCCGCCTGTGCGTCAGCAGAACCTGCCTATCCGCGCTGGCAAAGCCAACGTGCTGACCTACAAAACGCCCCAAGGCACCCTAGGTCTTCAGTCGCCCAACCTCACGCCGAACCCGTATGGCAAGGTGCAGGCAGTAGTGCGTGCCGCCGGCAACCCAACGACGGTAGTGGCTTTGCCCTTCGGCACGAAGCAAAAGTTGCTGGCCGGCAACTACGAGGTGGAGCTGCTCACACTGCCCCGCATCACGCGCCGCATCAGTATCAAGCAGGGCCAGGAAACCTCCGTCACCTACGAAGCGCCGGGCACCCTCAACATCGTGACGGACTTGAAAGGGTACGGCAGCATCTACCGCCTCAACGATGACGAATCGCAGACTTGGGTATATAACCTGCCCGAGGCCAGCAGCAAGGTCAACTTGGCCATGCAGCCGGGCGCCTACCGCCTCGTGTTTCGCTCTAGAACCAGCATTGGCAGCAAGTTCACGGACACCCGCAACTTCACGATCCGCTCCGCTCAGACAACTTCGGTAAGTATCTTCGGGAAGTAG
- the bcp gene encoding thioredoxin-dependent thiol peroxidase, producing MQLQVGDPAPSFEAIDQDGNLIRLTDLRGKKVALYFYPKDDTPGCTAQACNLRDHSEELTAKNVQVIGVSVDSEKSHKKFALKYELPFPLLVDTDKKIVEAYGVWQEKSMYGRKYMGTMRTTFLIDEQGIIEKIIEKVDTKNHATQLL from the coding sequence ATGCAACTCCAAGTTGGCGACCCCGCCCCCTCTTTCGAAGCCATCGACCAAGATGGTAACCTTATTCGCCTCACCGATCTGCGTGGCAAGAAGGTAGCGCTCTACTTTTACCCCAAAGACGACACCCCTGGCTGCACCGCCCAAGCTTGCAACCTGCGCGACCACAGCGAAGAGCTAACGGCCAAGAACGTACAGGTAATTGGCGTGAGCGTCGATAGTGAAAAGTCGCACAAGAAGTTTGCGCTCAAATACGAATTACCTTTTCCCCTGCTCGTTGACACCGACAAGAAAATAGTGGAGGCCTACGGCGTGTGGCAGGAAAAATCGATGTACGGCCGCAAATACATGGGCACCATGCGCACTACCTTTCTCATTGACGAACAAGGTATTATTGAGAAGATCATCGAGAAGGTAGACACAAAAAACCACGCGACGCAGCTACTCTAA
- a CDS encoding MFS transporter yields the protein MAEIPASAPTSAPNKWMVLATLAFGTFMATLDSSIVNIALPTIRRELNAGDSVEWIVLSYLLATTSTLLIMGKLSDLVGRRQLYITGFAVFVGGSLLCGLAWSNWSLVFFRVIQGLGASMIFAIAPAIVSDTFIPQERGRALGLIGTIVAAGSSAGPVIGGLLLGHFGWSSIFFVNVPIGLIGIWRAWTVLPKGNKQPQQAFDLVGAGLFLVGVVTLLIGLDFGPEPQYGWDHPMVLALLGSGVVLLAAFLFWEARVKEPMLRLELFRNYPYTAAICAALLGFVASGSNLFIIPFFLQQLLHFTPQRAGLVLLAGPLTLSMVAPLGGYLSDKINARWISTAGLLLAAFGYFMFSRLQPDWGWQNVVWRSSLISMGFGLFQSPNSSSALSAAPLAQRGVASSLLAFMRNLGFVLGIALAAAVWYSTRNRYALAHDLTPESVAAQVQGMHNAYLVMSGLVVLGAIISFSRGATKTVAADQPMAQPAAA from the coding sequence GTGGCCGAAATCCCTGCGTCTGCTCCCACTTCTGCACCAAACAAATGGATGGTGCTAGCTACCCTAGCTTTTGGCACCTTCATGGCCACGCTCGATAGTAGCATCGTCAACATCGCCTTGCCCACCATTCGGCGAGAGCTGAACGCCGGCGATAGTGTAGAGTGGATCGTGCTCAGCTACTTGCTCGCCACCACTAGCACGCTGCTGATCATGGGCAAGCTATCGGATCTGGTGGGTCGGCGGCAGCTGTACATCACCGGCTTTGCCGTGTTTGTGGGTGGCTCGTTACTGTGCGGGCTAGCTTGGAGCAACTGGTCGCTTGTGTTCTTTCGGGTCATTCAGGGCCTTGGGGCGTCCATGATCTTCGCCATTGCGCCGGCTATCGTCAGCGACACCTTCATCCCGCAAGAGCGCGGCCGGGCCCTAGGTCTTATCGGGACGATTGTGGCGGCAGGCAGTAGCGCGGGGCCGGTTATTGGCGGCTTGCTACTAGGCCATTTTGGCTGGTCGAGCATCTTCTTTGTGAACGTACCCATTGGCTTAATCGGAATTTGGCGTGCCTGGACGGTGCTACCTAAGGGCAACAAACAACCGCAGCAAGCCTTCGACCTCGTTGGTGCCGGGCTCTTTCTGGTTGGCGTTGTGACGCTGCTGATCGGTCTGGATTTCGGTCCCGAGCCGCAATACGGCTGGGATCATCCGATGGTGTTAGCCTTGCTTGGTAGCGGTGTGGTACTACTTGCTGCTTTTCTTTTCTGGGAAGCTAGGGTGAAAGAGCCCATGCTGCGCTTGGAGCTTTTTCGCAATTACCCGTACACGGCGGCTATTTGCGCGGCGCTGCTCGGCTTCGTGGCCTCTGGCTCCAACCTGTTTATTATTCCGTTCTTCCTTCAGCAGCTACTACACTTCACACCCCAACGTGCCGGGTTGGTGCTGCTAGCGGGGCCCTTGACGCTGAGTATGGTAGCTCCTTTGGGTGGCTACTTGTCAGACAAGATTAATGCCCGCTGGATTTCCACCGCAGGCTTGTTGTTGGCAGCTTTCGGGTACTTCATGTTCTCGCGTCTGCAACCCGATTGGGGCTGGCAAAACGTAGTGTGGCGCAGCTCCCTGATTAGCATGGGTTTTGGCTTATTTCAGTCGCCTAACAGCAGTAGTGCTCTTAGTGCGGCGCCTTTAGCCCAGCGCGGTGTGGCGAGCAGCTTGCTGGCGTTTATGCGCAACCTAGGTTTTGTGTTGGGCATTGCACTGGCGGCTGCCGTGTGGTACAGCACCCGCAACCGCTACGCGCTGGCGCATGATTTAACCCCGGAAAGCGTGGCCGCCCAGGTACAAGGCATGCACAACGCTTATCTGGTGATGAGTGGTTTGGTAGTATTAGGAGCCATCATCTCGTTCTCCCGCGGCGCTACCAAAACGGTGGCCGCCGACCAACCTATGGCGCAACCTGCTGCCGCGTAG
- a CDS encoding DUF481 domain-containing protein, with protein MSNFVTCCVLLLSYLLLASSAQAQNQQQRDTTLIVYNGQLTGAYSRGGVNRALLSTTHAVTFTRGKHYGLPLNGSFIYGKQDGFLKERELLLSATPYYYKGRFRAYAIGGFERSNLRGITDRVQLGGGPGWAFYSDTLGREVSVSNLIIRERTNFLDGTTQLTARNSVRLKVAYSIKILTLSSVTFYQPSLADFNNYRFSNLTTLALKLTKALAVNFSYNYTHESQYSEGKVPDNTNMTLGISYTTRR; from the coding sequence ATGTCAAATTTTGTTACTTGTTGTGTACTACTTCTCTCTTATCTGCTCCTAGCTTCTTCCGCCCAGGCCCAAAACCAGCAACAGCGCGACACCACGCTCATCGTGTACAACGGCCAGCTCACAGGGGCGTATAGCCGGGGCGGCGTCAACCGCGCGCTGCTCTCCACTACACACGCGGTTACCTTCACCCGCGGCAAACACTACGGATTGCCCCTGAACGGCAGCTTTATCTACGGTAAGCAAGATGGCTTCCTGAAAGAGCGAGAGTTGCTTCTGAGTGCCACGCCGTACTACTACAAAGGCCGATTCAGGGCGTATGCCATTGGTGGTTTTGAGCGCAGCAACCTGCGCGGCATCACCGATCGGGTGCAGCTAGGGGGTGGCCCAGGCTGGGCCTTCTACTCCGATACGCTCGGGCGGGAAGTATCAGTGAGCAACCTGATCATTCGGGAAAGAACCAACTTCCTAGATGGCACCACTCAACTAACGGCGCGTAACTCCGTGCGCCTAAAGGTGGCCTATTCCATCAAGATTCTGACGCTCAGCTCTGTCACCTTCTATCAACCCTCGCTAGCCGATTTCAATAACTACCGCTTCAGCAACCTAACCACCTTAGCGCTGAAGCTGACGAAGGCGTTGGCGGTCAACTTCTCTTACAACTACACGCACGAAAGCCAATACAGCGAAGGCAAAGTGCCGGATAATACCAACATGACCCTAGGTATATCCTACACCACACGGCGATAA
- a CDS encoding lipocalin family protein produces the protein MKPRRPILVATAATAVVAASALLYSKARRAPLPVVPHVNLKRYMGVWYEIARLPARFEKNCEHVTASYRLRPDGKVDVFNTCHKDDVNGPVDTAKGVARVVDSETNAKLKVQFFWPFEGDYWILELDPDYRFAVVGEPGRKYLWVLSRTPQLERSIRDRLIAKARELGFPVENLIYTGQPVGEEA, from the coding sequence ATGAAACCTCGCCGCCCTATTCTGGTTGCCACCGCCGCTACGGCTGTTGTTGCCGCTTCTGCTCTCCTATACTCCAAAGCCCGGCGGGCCCCGCTGCCGGTGGTGCCTCACGTCAATCTGAAGCGCTACATGGGCGTGTGGTACGAAATTGCTCGCCTACCTGCTCGCTTCGAGAAGAATTGTGAGCACGTCACGGCCTCCTACCGGCTGCGCCCCGATGGCAAAGTTGATGTGTTTAACACCTGCCACAAGGACGACGTAAACGGCCCCGTAGATACGGCTAAAGGCGTTGCTCGCGTCGTCGACTCTGAGACCAACGCCAAGCTGAAAGTCCAGTTCTTCTGGCCTTTCGAAGGCGACTACTGGATTTTGGAGCTAGACCCCGATTATCGTTTTGCCGTGGTAGGTGAGCCGGGTCGCAAGTATTTGTGGGTGCTAAGCCGCACGCCCCAGCTGGAGCGCTCCATCCGCGACCGGCTTATTGCCAAAGCACGGGAGCTAGGTTTTCCGGTCGAAAACCTGATTTATACGGGGCAGCCCGTTGGTGAGGAAGCCTAG